From a single Candidatus Izimaplasma bacterium HR1 genomic region:
- the tsf gene encoding Elongation factor Ts: MAISAKLVKELRNKTGAGMMDCKKALTATDGDIEKAVDWLREKGIAKAAKKQSRIAAEGLVSVMVNGNESLVFELNCETDFVAKNDNFRALTDKVGTAILNSKATNLEEALQVELDGKALETILVESTMTIGEKISLRRVTRIVKEDSASFGAYTHMGGKIVALTVVEGVDQEAAKDVAMHVAAINPKYMSSADISEDVIEHERQVLTNEALNEGKPANIVEKMVVGRLNKYLKEICLVNQPFVKDPDLTVEKFVKAKNGKIVSFLRLEVGEGIEKRVEDFASEVMSQVNA; the protein is encoded by the coding sequence ATGGCAATCAGTGCAAAATTAGTTAAAGAACTAAGAAATAAAACTGGTGCAGGTATGATGGATTGTAAAAAAGCATTAACTGCAACAGATGGTGACATTGAAAAAGCGGTAGATTGGCTACGTGAAAAAGGTATCGCTAAAGCAGCTAAAAAACAATCTCGTATTGCTGCAGAAGGATTAGTATCAGTAATGGTAAATGGAAATGAATCATTAGTTTTTGAATTAAACTGTGAAACAGATTTCGTTGCTAAAAATGATAACTTCAGAGCATTAACAGATAAAGTTGGAACTGCAATTTTAAATAGTAAAGCTACTAACTTAGAAGAAGCATTACAAGTTGAGTTAGATGGTAAAGCACTTGAAACTATATTAGTTGAAAGTACAATGACTATCGGAGAAAAAATTTCATTAAGAAGAGTAACAAGAATTGTTAAAGAAGATTCAGCATCATTTGGTGCTTACACTCATATGGGTGGAAAAATCGTTGCTTTAACAGTTGTTGAAGGTGTTGATCAAGAAGCAGCTAAAGATGTTGCTATGCACGTTGCGGCTATCAACCCTAAATATATGTCAAGTGCAGATATTTCAGAAGATGTAATCGAGCATGAAAGACAAGTATTAACTAACGAAGCTTTAAATGAAGGTAAACCAGCTAATATCGTAGAAAAAATGGTAGTAGGAAGATTAAACAAGTATCTAAAAGAAATTTGTTTAGTTAATCAACCATTCGTTAAAGATCCAGACTTAACAGTTGAAAAGTTTGTAAAAGCTAAAAACGGTAAAATCGTTTCATTCTTACGTTTAGAAGTAGGAGAAGGAATTGAAAAACGCGTTGAGGATTTTGCAAGCGAAGTAATGAGCCAAGTAAACGCATAA
- the rpsB gene encoding 30S ribosomal protein S2, whose translation MGVISMKQLLEAGVHFGHQTRRWNPKMSEYIYTARGGIHIIDLQKTVVLVEEAYQKLLEIGKNGGKILFVGTKKQARDVVRAEAIRTGQYYVSQRWLGGTLTNFKTIRKSIRKLHDLTKQEADGTFERLTKKEVIAKRKEMDRLEKFLSGIKDMKALPQAVFVVDPMQEKNAVLEARKLGIPVFGIVDTNCDPDLVDVIIPGNDDAIRSVKLIVGKLADAFIIAAGGVVVQEAPTPRQDRPERKPYNRDNRNRDNRSYDNRNKKPYQKNPNAKPYVKREDRPARPAANTTHTRPITTTKPVTTTKPVTTTKPVAAKPVAAKPVETKPVATKPVVAKPVVKEEVKVQAPKKVESVKKEVTAPAKKQDLSALKVAELRTLAKQKGLTGYSKLKKAELIDALK comes from the coding sequence ATGGGTGTAATCTCAATGAAGCAGCTTTTAGAAGCTGGAGTTCATTTCGGACATCAAACACGCCGTTGGAATCCTAAAATGTCAGAATATATATATACTGCACGTGGTGGGATTCACATCATCGACTTACAAAAAACAGTTGTACTTGTCGAAGAAGCTTATCAAAAGTTATTAGAAATTGGTAAAAATGGTGGAAAAATTTTATTCGTAGGAACAAAAAAACAAGCTCGTGACGTTGTCCGTGCTGAAGCAATCAGAACAGGGCAATACTATGTATCACAAAGATGGTTAGGTGGAACATTAACTAACTTCAAAACAATTAGAAAATCTATCAGAAAACTACATGACTTAACAAAACAAGAAGCTGATGGAACTTTTGAACGTTTAACTAAAAAAGAAGTTATCGCTAAACGTAAAGAAATGGATCGTTTAGAAAAATTCTTATCAGGTATTAAAGATATGAAAGCTTTACCTCAAGCAGTTTTTGTTGTTGATCCAATGCAAGAGAAAAATGCTGTATTAGAAGCTCGTAAATTAGGAATCCCAGTATTCGGTATCGTTGATACTAACTGTGACCCAGATTTAGTTGACGTAATCATTCCTGGTAATGATGACGCAATCAGAAGTGTAAAATTAATCGTTGGTAAATTAGCTGACGCATTCATTATCGCTGCTGGTGGAGTTGTAGTGCAAGAAGCACCTACTCCAAGACAAGATCGACCTGAAAGAAAACCTTACAATCGTGATAACAGAAACAGAGACAACAGAAGCTACGATAACAGAAATAAAAAACCATACCAAAAAAATCCTAATGCAAAACCTTATGTGAAAAGAGAAGATAGACCAGCTAGACCAGCTGCAAATACAACTCACACTAGACCAATTACTACAACAAAACCAGTTACTACAACAAAACCAGTTACTACAACAAAACCAGTTGCTGCTAAGCCAGTTGCTGCTAAACCAGTAGAAACTAAACCTGTAGCTACTAAACCAGTAGTTGCTAAACCTGTAGTAAAAGAAGAAGTTAAGGTACAAGCTCCTAAAAAAGTAGAATCAGTTAAAAAAGAAGTTACGGCACCTGCTAAAAAACAAGATTTAAGCGCTTTAAAAGTTGCTGAATTAAGAACATTAGCAAAACAAAAAGGACTAACTGGTTATTCAAAACTTAAAAAAGCTGAATTAATTGACGCTTTAAAATAG
- a CDS encoding ribosomal-protein-S5-alanine N-acetyltransferase → MKTTKHRKVLTYLAKELNNCNINWALGASFMLYFEGIKTTVDDIDLLVDENDYEKLLELLKPYPYTYIESNPKYQTDHFFSLELDGVAIDIMLGFKVKTKNGLYSFPFHISKSFELDNETIYLSSLEEWLNAYKAMGRDKKVKIVEDHLSFRIETDRTYISLLNFDDTKAMFEYMSEESVHTFEDSEPYDVKQMNRVMTYIVPLGSYYSVKLKESNKHIGHIYFGLSNPERFKEYAVGYIFNNKYQNKGYCTESTKALIDYGFNHLDINRVKAMCNPDNIPSWRVMEKVGLKKEGHLKKRVHFKDDNDGNPIWWDEYIYGITKEDW, encoded by the coding sequence ATGAAGACAACAAAACATCGAAAAGTATTAACATATCTAGCTAAAGAACTAAATAACTGTAATATAAACTGGGCACTCGGTGCTTCTTTTATGTTATATTTCGAAGGAATCAAGACTACAGTAGATGACATTGATTTACTTGTAGACGAAAACGACTATGAGAAACTATTAGAATTGCTTAAACCTTATCCATATACTTATATTGAGTCTAATCCAAAATATCAAACAGACCATTTCTTTTCACTTGAATTAGATGGTGTTGCTATAGATATTATGTTAGGTTTCAAAGTAAAAACTAAAAATGGGTTATACAGTTTTCCATTCCATATCAGTAAATCATTCGAATTAGATAATGAAACTATCTATCTATCAAGTCTAGAAGAGTGGTTAAACGCATATAAGGCTATGGGACGAGACAAAAAAGTGAAAATAGTTGAAGATCATCTATCATTTAGAATAGAGACTGATAGAACATATATTAGTCTATTAAACTTCGATGACACAAAAGCTATGTTTGAATATATGAGTGAAGAAAGTGTTCATACTTTTGAAGATAGTGAACCATATGATGTTAAACAGATGAACCGTGTCATGACTTATATAGTTCCGTTAGGCAGTTATTATAGTGTAAAACTAAAAGAAAGTAATAAACATATTGGGCATATATACTTTGGGCTTAGTAATCCCGAGCGTTTTAAAGAGTATGCTGTTGGATATATCTTTAATAATAAATACCAAAACAAGGGATATTGCACCGAAAGTACTAAAGCATTAATAGATTATGGCTTTAATCATTTAGATATTAACCGAGTAAAAGCGATGTGTAATCCTGATAATATTCCTTCATGGCGAGTAATGGAGAAAGTTGGGTTAAAAAAAGAAGGTCATTTAAAGAAAAGAGTTCATTTCAAAGATGATAATGATGGTAATCCTATTTGGTGGGATGAATATATATACGGTATTACAAAGGAAGATTGGTAA
- the pyrH gene encoding Uridylate kinase: MEKKRIIIKLSGEALSNGNNKAIDPEKVRVIAKEVVDAYNLGGLEIGIIVGGGNIWRGKIAAEMGMERSSADYMGMIATILNALALQNAIEELGVETRTMTSLNIPQVAEPYIRRKAISNLEKGRIVIFGGGTGNPYFSTDTTSALRAAEIGANIILMAKNGTDGVYNKDPRKHKDAVKYDELTHHEVLDQGLQVMDSTASALCKDNGIKIVVFDMNTKGNIKRVASGEKIGTLIY, translated from the coding sequence ATGGAAAAGAAACGGATTATAATTAAATTAAGCGGTGAAGCCTTAAGTAATGGTAATAACAAAGCTATCGATCCTGAAAAAGTTAGAGTTATCGCAAAAGAAGTTGTTGATGCTTATAACTTAGGTGGTTTAGAAATTGGTATTATTGTTGGTGGTGGAAACATCTGGCGAGGTAAAATCGCTGCTGAAATGGGAATGGAAAGAAGTAGTGCAGATTACATGGGAATGATTGCAACAATCCTAAATGCTTTAGCTTTACAAAATGCTATTGAAGAACTAGGTGTTGAAACGAGAACCATGACAAGTCTTAATATTCCACAAGTTGCTGAACCATATATTAGAAGAAAAGCAATTAGTAACTTAGAAAAAGGACGTATCGTAATCTTTGGTGGAGGTACAGGTAACCCTTACTTCTCTACTGATACAACAAGTGCTTTAAGAGCTGCTGAAATTGGAGCAAATATTATCCTGATGGCTAAAAATGGTACTGATGGAGTTTACAACAAAGACCCTCGTAAACATAAAGATGCAGTTAAATATGATGAATTAACTCATCATGAAGTGTTAGATCAAGGCTTACAAGTAATGGATTCAACAGCCTCTGCACTTTGTAAAGACAATGGAATAAAAATAGTAGTATTCGATATGAACACTAAAGGTAATATCAAACGAGTTGCCTCAGGTGAAAAAATCGGAACACTAATATATTAA
- the frr gene encoding Ribosome-recycling factor, producing MPDMILMETEEKMEERVSNLSHELAKVRTGQANPRMFDDVKVDYYGVPTPISQVGSIAIPEPTQIVIKPYDKSLVKEVEKAILAANLGVNPNNEGVQLRIVFPALTTERRKELTKKVKKYGEEAKISIRSIRREGNDAIKKLEKASDISEDDSKGYQEDIQELTNTYIENVEAVMASKENDIMSL from the coding sequence ATGCCTGATATGATATTAATGGAAACAGAAGAAAAAATGGAAGAACGTGTAAGTAATTTAAGCCATGAATTAGCTAAAGTTCGTACCGGACAAGCAAATCCTAGAATGTTTGATGATGTAAAAGTAGACTATTATGGTGTACCAACACCTATCTCACAAGTTGGGAGCATTGCAATTCCTGAACCAACTCAAATTGTTATTAAACCTTACGATAAGAGTTTAGTAAAAGAAGTTGAAAAAGCAATCCTTGCTGCTAATTTAGGAGTTAATCCTAATAATGAAGGTGTACAATTACGTATTGTTTTCCCAGCACTTACAACTGAACGCCGTAAAGAATTAACTAAGAAAGTTAAGAAATACGGTGAGGAAGCAAAAATTTCAATTAGAAGTATTCGTCGTGAAGGAAATGATGCTATTAAAAAACTAGAAAAAGCTTCAGATATTTCTGAAGATGATTCTAAAGGTTATCAAGAAGATATCCAAGAGTTAACTAATACATACATTGAAAACGTAGAAGCAGTTATGGCTTCAAAAGAAAACGACATAATGAGTTTATAA